CGTAAACTTAATTCCAATCGTGAAGACTGACACAGAAATGAACATATATAAGaggtgtaaaaatatgttaactTTGTAACTGCTCAGGTtaatataaaacatattatAGATAATAACACAATATTCATATGTCATAAAGTATAATGTGCAATTACCCTATTGTAGtagaaaaggaataaaattattccaaGTACTGCAATAGCCATGATGACATTACGAAAAAAACTTTGAGTCCAACTCTTCATGTGTAGTTCCTAATGTATTAGGGAAATCCGCTATTGTCAGAGGAACTGCGTGACTTGTAAGCTTTGTAGTATAAGATGATATCGCATGAACACTATGCTCAGCTCTCTCTAATGGAGGTGGAATTAAAGCTTGTCCATGTTGCATAGTGCTTGTCATTTCAGTTACTACCTCTTCAGTTGTTACCTCTTCAACTGTTAACCCTTCAGCTGTTTCCTCTTCATTTGCTTCCACTTCAGCTGCTTGCTTTTTAGTTGATTCAACTTCAGATAATGTTTCTTTGGGTTTTACCGTTTCaggtttttccatttcggaTTTTTCTGCTGCAGATTTTGCCCTTTCAGATTCTTCCGCTTCAAGGTTTTCCGTTTCAGGTTTTGTCGCTACGGGTTTTGCCACATCAGATTATGCTGTTGCAAGGGTTGTCGCTGCAGGTTTTGACTCTACGTGTTTTGCCGGTGCAGGTGTTATTGCTCTAGGTTGTGTTGCCCCAGATTCTTTCTTTACAGATTTTGCTGCTTCAACCTCTTCCTCTTTCCGGGATGAAGCTGCAGCCGCTGAATTTTCCGGTTTCGTCTGTTCCTTTCCTGCTTTTTCGTCCCCTggattttcactttttcccgCTTGAATTGTTTCCTCTGCACCTCCTACctctatctttttttttctaatgtctcaagtttttttttaacttagttaataaaatttgaggactgtactttttttcgcatttgaAAATAAGGCTCACAACATCCATATTCATCCAATTAATCTTCATAACAACAacgttctttttctttttcatataatgTTTTAATATAAGTAACATAGTTCACACATTTTTCGCACTTAGACTTATTAGAATCGTTGCATTTAATATCTTcgtaattttcaaaatgatcGTGCAAGTCTTTATCTTGTTTCCATCCTTCCGATTGCCATAAATATTGCCGTTACCTGATGGTATCAATATACGCTCTGAATTAGCTGCTGACACAAAATTAAGAAGATTTTCAGAAACATGGACTTTTTTACCTTTAGCCTTTcctttataatattttttcccaatgtTATCGTATAACCAGTGATTAAAGTAATAACAGTCATATATAAGTTTTCTCTTATCATTTTCATTCTTTAATGTTGATAAATtctttgctattttattacaaaattttttgtccacTTCATCTGTACTTCCTAAACTTTTTATACAGTATTTATTACTATACTTATTAATGACAACATTATCCAGCtctgtatattttttatatgaaggCAAATCTGGTAAGTGTATTTCCTATTAAGAAGATAAGATAAATAAACGTTATTACTTAAATAGACATTTTCATAAGAGAAAAGGTATTTTATAAAGTCTTAGAATGATGTAGAATATTCAAATAATAAGtcaattatataataaaaatataaatataccgATTTATTCGCATCGGAAAGTGCCATCCTAAtgtaaaatacaaaaattgatttaaataatattgcTCATAActacgtatatatgtacatgttaaaattttataatgcTTGATCTATcgctatattttataattcttctatattaattttaaaattgatgcATGTTTGTTTGGCTGTTAATTAGTTTTCTTATATGTGTTTTCGATCCAAACTATTACACTGTCATTGTAgaattgtacaaaatgaacCTTTTATATTATGCGTGAACTTTCACTGAAAACGGAGAATATATCAATCCATATATAAGGTAATAGTATGTaccaaataattttgttacaattttagatttaataaaaagttatataGTAAATGCGCCTTGCTATGTGAAATAgaacatataatattaaattgtcAGAAACATAAACGCTAGTTTGCATAGAAATGTTTGATACTAACTCTatttaattttgtacatattgTCTACATGAAAATACTCTATTTACctaattaaatatttatttaattttctgAAAATAAATGACGATAACAATGCCTTTTCGTTGCAAAGCATgtcgttttttaatttttctttttggtgttcttttcacaaattataaGAGGTACTTATTTAATTTACACTTAAATTCTATAAAATATGCCTTATagcatgttataaaaatacactttcttgcaaaatttttatctaaaaaATGCTATATAATTGATGATTCtaaacttttaattttttatactaaaAAATACTACATTTTAGTGATTCTAATgtgttttttcataaaataagtttaaagaaaaataacagagaaaaagggaaaaaattcaaatttcTATTCCATTGTTTGAATATTTATCTCGCACAAAATGTtgagaaaaaacatatatataaacgttTACACAATTCGTGGTATATTTtggattatatatataaatatttaagcTTAATCAATGTTGTATGTTTCCATAGAAACATTTGGCCTTATATAGTAAgtcttctcttctttttagcattaaaaacattattcttttttcttctcatatatgttaaacttttttaaactatGTACAATAAacttaaatatttacttCAATAATTGTCAATTAATATTATCTGTTTCTTAAACtattatgtataataatagaAAGGTTCCTTCCATAAAACCTTTGTAATGGtagcaaaaatatgtgaactTATAAATgtaaggaataaaaaagttcTAAAATTTTAGTACGTTTTTTGatatgagaaaaatataaattcttAATTTTGAAGCCTTATAGTTATGTAATTCGttgtatttattaaattagaCATTttaattggaaaaatattatttgaaataataaaataaacctacttgtaatttataaattatttttacttatatttatatgtaactGTGCGAAACTCAAAATTGAATCAGATTATAAATAACAGCGATACAAATGTTTAACCACTAAAGTTTTTATTTGGAAACAAAATAGAACAGACTAGTTTTTAcgaataatatattataccGTAACCGTGTAAAAGAGAGTCATAAAGgcaaatataaataacaatAAACACATGTTCTTCTTAacgttaaagaaaaataatgcatgcacatatagGTAAATACTAATTTCCATTATCATCTATATTTCACTTCTTATtgctatataaaaatttccaacattagttattttatttgtttttgctcattatatataatctGTACAAGCCAATGTATAATTTCTCACGAATTAATTACCAAATTtcatatttgtatatatcgCACTGGTGATGTAcctaattaaaatataaaaatgtgacaaaatAGTGTAGACATAAGTTACTGTGACTAATTATATTACAGTTgcaattataaataattattgctgtgaaaattttattacataaatTACTAATATgataattgttaaaaaataatattgattTGTTAAAacacatttatttacaacctttattattataattttttgaatatacCGAACACTAATTATCTAAAGAAATAAtacgaaaattttaaattctaTGTTGCAAACCCGTCTACACAAAaacacaaattatttttctaaattatttatttaaaataaaaataaggaaaactacataataaaaaataatgttgaCGTGGATTGGGACATCTGGGGGTAACACTGATTTTATCAGAAACTACGTACAACCTAAATGCATAAATGATTATCCAAGATATCAAAAAGTATTTGAAAGGAA
Above is a window of Plasmodium cynomolgi strain B DNA, scaffold: 0026, whole genome shotgun sequence DNA encoding:
- a CDS encoding CYIR protein (putative;~vir-type antigen) — encoded protein: MALSDANKSEIHLPDLPSYKKYTELDNVVINKYSNKYCIKSLGSTDEVDKKFCNKIAKNLSTLKNENDKRKLIYDCYYFNHWLYDNIGKKYYKGKAKGKKVHVSENLLNFVSAANSERILIPSGNGNIYGNRKDGNKIKTCTIILKITKILNATILISLSAKNV